A window from Pseudonocardia cypriaca encodes these proteins:
- a CDS encoding metallophosphoesterase family protein codes for MGAGLAPRDSRLSWLRPGPLIKSRNDVLARRFGDPTDDQRREWLRRLDEYARAAGAPLPPRDRLITRYADRERVSVALLGDPGEGDASQYVVVPVLDRVARDTDFAVLCSDVIYPAGGVRAYADRFYRPYADYPGPIYALPGNHDWYDGLAGFMTTFCDAPPDAGAPRPVFPGSWWRRLLCRLLWRPAPSATAEDVADMRWYRDAESQQGGQPGPYCAIDAGPVRLVLIDTGIDGHIDRDQAEWLREISAGDRPKILLTGRPIYTYARRQDSPIEGGGDVNEIVTDPEFNYVACIGGDDHNYQRYPVLQRDGRTIQYLVAGGSGAYLSATHQIPNVDRLAPAVHEEDFRCYPLRGDSLAHFSRRYDDVLGLGLGRLVISPEEATTIMAERIGIEPPRPSPVVVSDRARRAADRVFPLPARGSAPAHNLMSLLFDSNAVPQFKSFLRLNIAPDEIVITCWAATGCREHELDPVLEDSARAVREADGRWEWHSETPGRPVP; via the coding sequence GTGGGGGCCGGGCTGGCACCGCGCGACAGCCGCTTGTCGTGGCTGCGCCCGGGGCCGCTGATCAAGTCGCGCAACGACGTGCTCGCCCGCAGGTTCGGCGACCCGACCGACGACCAGCGCCGCGAGTGGCTACGCCGGCTCGACGAGTACGCGCGCGCCGCGGGCGCTCCCCTCCCGCCCCGGGACCGGTTGATCACGCGTTACGCCGACCGCGAGCGCGTCTCGGTGGCCCTGCTCGGCGACCCCGGCGAGGGTGACGCCTCCCAGTACGTCGTGGTGCCGGTGCTGGACCGGGTCGCCCGCGACACGGACTTCGCCGTGCTGTGCAGCGACGTCATCTACCCGGCGGGCGGGGTGCGGGCCTACGCCGACCGCTTCTACCGCCCGTACGCCGACTACCCCGGTCCGATCTACGCGCTGCCCGGCAACCACGACTGGTACGACGGGCTCGCCGGGTTCATGACCACCTTCTGCGACGCGCCGCCGGACGCGGGCGCCCCGCGGCCGGTGTTCCCCGGCTCGTGGTGGCGGCGGTTGCTGTGCAGGCTGCTCTGGCGCCCGGCCCCGTCGGCCACGGCCGAGGACGTCGCCGACATGCGCTGGTACCGCGACGCCGAGTCGCAGCAGGGCGGGCAGCCCGGGCCGTACTGCGCGATCGACGCCGGTCCCGTGCGGCTGGTGCTGATCGACACCGGCATCGACGGGCACATCGACCGCGACCAGGCCGAGTGGCTGCGGGAGATCTCCGCGGGTGACCGGCCCAAGATCCTGCTCACCGGTCGCCCCATCTACACCTACGCGCGCCGGCAGGACAGCCCGATCGAGGGCGGCGGCGACGTCAACGAGATCGTCACCGACCCGGAGTTCAACTACGTGGCCTGCATCGGCGGCGACGACCACAACTACCAGCGCTACCCGGTGCTGCAGCGCGACGGGCGCACCATCCAGTACCTGGTGGCGGGCGGATCGGGCGCCTACCTGTCGGCCACGCACCAGATCCCGAACGTCGACCGCCTCGCGCCCGCCGTGCACGAGGAGGACTTCCGCTGCTACCCGCTGCGCGGCGACTCCCTCGCGCACTTCAGCCGCCGCTACGACGACGTGCTCGGGTTGGGGCTCGGCCGGTTGGTGATCTCCCCCGAGGAGGCGACCACGATCATGGCCGAGCGGATCGGGATCGAGCCGCCCCGCCCGTCGCCCGTCGTCGTGAGCGACCGCGCTCGCCGGGCCGCGGACCGGGTGTTCCCGCTCCCGGCCCGCGGCTCGGCGCCCGCGCACAACCTCATGTCGCTGCTGTTCGACTCGAACGCCGTGCCGCAGTTCAAGAGCTTCCTGCGCCTGAACATCGCCCCTGACGAGATCGTCATCACCTGCTGGGCGGCCACCGGATGCCGCGAGCACGAGCTGGACCCCGTGCTCGAGGACTCCGCACGGGCGGTCCGGGAGGCGGACGGCCGCTGGGAGTGGCACAGCGAGACGCCGGGCCGGCCGGTCCCCTGA
- the deoC gene encoding deoxyribose-phosphate aldolase, whose protein sequence is MTTTVTAPSTAGGRDGRFADAVRDDASLRRFLHGLPGVDHVGVERRAATLATRSIKKESKLQALDMAISMIDLTTLEGADTPGKVRSLCAQARRPDPDHPDVPSVAAVCVYPDLAGVAVEALKGSGVAVAAVATAFPSGRSSRAVKLADTALAIEAGASEIDMVIDRGAFLTGRYGAVYDEIVAVKEACGTAHLKVILETGELAGYDDVRRASWLALLAGADVIKTSTGKVSPAATLPVVQVMLQAVRDWHRATGEHRGVKAAGGIRTAKDSIRHLVAVNEVAGPAWLTPELFRFGASALLGDLLRQRRTQLEGHYADRDHIGGA, encoded by the coding sequence GTGACCACGACCGTTACCGCCCCGAGCACCGCAGGCGGCCGCGACGGGAGGTTCGCCGACGCCGTCCGCGACGATGCGTCGCTGCGGCGGTTCCTGCACGGCCTGCCCGGCGTCGACCACGTGGGCGTCGAGCGGCGCGCGGCGACGCTGGCCACCCGGAGCATCAAGAAGGAGTCCAAGCTCCAGGCGCTGGACATGGCGATCTCGATGATCGACCTGACCACGCTGGAGGGTGCCGACACCCCGGGCAAGGTGCGGTCGCTGTGCGCCCAGGCCCGCAGGCCCGACCCGGACCACCCGGACGTCCCGTCCGTCGCGGCCGTCTGCGTCTACCCCGACCTCGCGGGCGTCGCCGTCGAGGCGCTGAAGGGCTCCGGCGTCGCGGTCGCAGCGGTCGCCACCGCTTTCCCGTCCGGACGGTCGTCGCGCGCGGTCAAGCTCGCCGACACCGCTCTCGCCATCGAGGCGGGGGCGAGCGAGATCGACATGGTCATCGACCGCGGCGCGTTCCTCACCGGCCGCTACGGCGCGGTGTACGACGAGATCGTCGCGGTGAAGGAGGCGTGCGGCACCGCCCATCTCAAGGTCATCCTCGAGACCGGCGAGCTCGCGGGCTACGACGACGTGCGCCGCGCGTCCTGGCTCGCGCTGCTGGCGGGCGCCGACGTCATCAAGACCTCCACCGGCAAGGTCTCCCCCGCCGCCACGCTGCCGGTCGTGCAGGTGATGCTGCAGGCCGTGCGCGACTGGCACCGCGCAACCGGCGAGCACCGCGGGGTGAAGGCCGCGGGCGGCATCCGCACCGCGAAGGACTCCATCCGCCACCTCGTGGCCGTCAACGAGGTGGCCGGGCCCGCCTGGCTGACGCCCGAGCTGTTCCGGTTCGGGGCGTCCGCGCTCCTCGGCGACCTGCTGCGGCAGCGGCGCACCCAGCTCGAGGGCCACTACGCCGACCGCGACCACATCGGAGGGGCCTGA
- a CDS encoding winged helix-turn-helix transcriptional regulator — protein MEEGTSKSPTHAGGTVGGSSCEWSDAYQWDTREDCEVRQILDRIADKWSLLVIALLDERRMRFTELRREIDGVSQRMLTVTLRQLERDGLVHRTVHPVVPPRVDYELTPLGSSLHETVQALVSWTDAHQREIAAARSSYDARKTPEPAAP, from the coding sequence GTGGAAGAAGGCACTTCGAAGTCACCGACGCACGCGGGAGGCACCGTGGGCGGTAGTTCCTGCGAGTGGAGCGACGCCTACCAGTGGGACACCCGCGAGGACTGCGAGGTCCGCCAGATCCTCGACCGGATAGCGGACAAGTGGTCGCTGCTGGTCATCGCGCTGCTCGACGAGCGGCGGATGCGGTTCACCGAGCTGCGCCGCGAGATCGACGGCGTGAGCCAGCGGATGCTCACCGTGACCCTCCGCCAGCTGGAGCGCGACGGGCTGGTGCACCGCACCGTCCACCCGGTGGTGCCGCCGCGAGTCGACTACGAGCTCACGCCGCTGGGGTCGTCGCTGCACGAGACCGTGCAGGCGCTCGTGAGCTGGACCGACGCCCACCAGCGCGAGATCGCCGCCGCCCGCAGCTCCTACGACGCCCGGAAGACGCCGGAGCCCGCCGCTCCCTGA
- a CDS encoding GDSL-type esterase/lipase family protein: MAGVGSWFGRGLLAVAVLLMVLVGVSAGAVPVQRRAAAAPVPAPVVLRIMPLGASSTVGSGSPETAGYRGPLQWLLARDGVTVDMVGSQRSGPASVRDCDYEGRSGLTLEDMRPRVAEWVRRADPDVVLLHMGTNDLLKGASPEKAVSRLEDVLSQIVMVSDAHVVVAGVWAPLPGEARDRAEFNRLGAALVGDFRRRGHSMRYLDVSEPLESDELADGLHPNATGYRMIAAMWERQILDVIGRRAGS; this comes from the coding sequence ATGGCCGGGGTCGGTTCGTGGTTCGGTCGTGGTCTGCTCGCCGTCGCGGTCCTGCTGATGGTGCTGGTGGGCGTGAGCGCGGGCGCGGTGCCGGTGCAGCGCAGGGCCGCCGCCGCCCCGGTGCCGGCCCCCGTCGTGCTGCGGATCATGCCGCTGGGTGCGTCGAGCACGGTGGGGAGCGGCAGCCCGGAGACCGCCGGCTACCGGGGGCCGCTGCAGTGGCTGCTCGCGCGCGACGGCGTCACGGTCGACATGGTCGGGTCGCAGCGCTCGGGGCCCGCCTCGGTACGCGACTGCGACTACGAGGGCCGCAGCGGTCTCACGCTCGAGGACATGCGCCCCCGGGTCGCGGAATGGGTGCGCCGCGCCGACCCCGACGTCGTGCTGCTGCACATGGGGACCAACGACCTGCTGAAGGGTGCATCGCCGGAGAAGGCCGTCAGCCGCCTGGAGGACGTCCTCTCGCAGATCGTCATGGTGTCCGACGCGCACGTGGTCGTGGCGGGCGTCTGGGCCCCGCTCCCTGGCGAGGCGCGCGACCGCGCGGAGTTCAACCGGCTGGGCGCGGCCCTCGTCGGGGACTTCAGGCGGCGCGGCCACTCGATGCGCTACCTCGACGTCTCGGAGCCCCTCGAATCCGACGAGCTGGCCGACGGGCTGCACCCGAACGCCACGGGCTACCGGATGATCGCCGCGATGTGGGAGCGTCAGATCCTGGACGTCATCGGCCGTCGAGCAGGGTCCTGA
- the upp gene encoding uracil phosphoribosyltransferase, with translation MDVQVVDHPLAKARLSELRDARTDNAAFRAALADLTLMLIYEATRDAPLATAPLHTPVARTVGYRLANPPLLVPVLRAGLGMADAALGLMPEAQMGFVGLARDEETHRPVPYMESLPATLAGRPVFVLDPMLATGGSMAHTIRLLTERGATDVTAICVLAAPEGVAHLRDSGLPVRVITASIDERLNDSAFIVPGLGDAGDRQFGAI, from the coding sequence ATGGACGTGCAGGTCGTCGACCACCCACTGGCCAAGGCCCGGCTGTCGGAGCTGCGCGACGCGCGCACCGACAACGCCGCCTTCCGCGCGGCGCTCGCCGACCTCACCCTCATGCTCATCTACGAGGCCACCCGCGACGCCCCGCTGGCCACGGCCCCGCTGCACACGCCGGTGGCCCGCACCGTGGGCTACCGGCTCGCGAACCCGCCGCTGCTCGTGCCCGTGCTCCGGGCCGGGCTGGGCATGGCGGACGCGGCGCTCGGCCTCATGCCGGAGGCGCAGATGGGGTTCGTCGGGCTCGCGCGCGACGAGGAGACCCACCGCCCGGTGCCGTACATGGAGTCGCTGCCGGCCACGCTCGCGGGCCGGCCGGTGTTCGTGCTCGACCCGATGCTCGCCACCGGCGGCTCGATGGCCCACACGATCCGGCTGCTCACCGAGCGGGGCGCCACCGACGTCACCGCGATCTGCGTGCTCGCCGCGCCGGAGGGCGTCGCGCACCTGCGCGACAGCGGCCTCCCGGTGCGGGTCATCACGGCCAGCATCGACGAGCGCCTCAACGACTCCGCGTTCATCGTGCCGGGGCTGGGGGACGCGGGCGACCGGCAGTTCGGGGCCATCTGA
- a CDS encoding MFS transporter, which yields MSARTATPRAERMTARAWGLLLVLSGAIFLEGIDVSMMGVALPSIRAELGMSTSSLQWVVSAYVLGYGGFVLLGGRAADLLGRRRMFLVWLVVFVAFSGLGGFAEDGWVLILARFVTGVAAAFLAPAGLSIITTMFAEGPVRNRAVLVYAGAAAGGFSLGMLTGGLLTAIGWRWVFFAPVVVAAAILIAAIVLIPREERRERTAGGFDIPGTLTLTGAMLLLVITVVHAPEVAIGTTLVTLAGAAVLFAAFVRIERRSAAPLVRLGILRSAPLLRANAGAMLLVGAFMAFQLVAVLYMQELRGWSTVQTGLALAVAGIDAVLAPTLTPVLVNRFGNRRVLTAGMVLAVLAYLLFLPVGAAWSFWAMLPAFLVLGLAFTLAYGPLTIAATDGVADEEQGLASGLLTTSFQFGAALGLAIVTAVIVAATADASPEAVLEGYRAGLLVPVGAAAIGALLMVTGLRRTGR from the coding sequence GTGTCCGCACGAACCGCCACACCACGCGCCGAACGCATGACCGCGCGTGCGTGGGGCCTGCTGCTCGTCCTCTCCGGGGCGATCTTCCTCGAGGGCATCGACGTCTCGATGATGGGTGTCGCGCTGCCGTCCATCCGCGCCGAGCTGGGCATGTCGACCAGCTCGCTGCAGTGGGTCGTCAGCGCGTACGTCCTCGGCTACGGCGGGTTCGTGCTGCTCGGCGGGCGAGCCGCCGACCTGCTCGGCCGTCGCCGGATGTTCCTCGTCTGGTTGGTCGTGTTCGTGGCCTTCTCCGGCCTCGGTGGGTTCGCCGAGGACGGGTGGGTGCTCATCCTCGCCAGGTTCGTCACCGGTGTCGCTGCCGCGTTCCTCGCCCCGGCCGGACTGTCGATCATCACGACGATGTTCGCCGAAGGCCCGGTGCGCAACCGGGCGGTGCTGGTCTACGCAGGAGCGGCCGCCGGCGGGTTCTCGCTCGGCATGCTGACGGGCGGGCTGCTCACGGCCATCGGCTGGCGCTGGGTCTTCTTCGCGCCCGTCGTGGTCGCGGCGGCGATCCTGATCGCGGCGATCGTCCTGATCCCCCGGGAGGAACGGCGCGAGCGGACCGCGGGCGGTTTCGACATCCCCGGCACGTTGACGCTCACCGGCGCGATGCTGCTCCTGGTGATCACGGTCGTGCACGCGCCCGAGGTCGCCATCGGCACCACCCTCGTCACCCTCGCCGGTGCAGCCGTGCTGTTCGCGGCGTTCGTCCGGATCGAGCGGCGCTCGGCCGCACCGCTCGTCCGGCTCGGGATCCTGCGCTCGGCGCCGCTCCTGCGAGCGAACGCGGGCGCGATGCTGCTGGTCGGCGCGTTCATGGCGTTCCAGCTCGTCGCCGTGCTCTACATGCAGGAGCTGCGTGGCTGGTCGACCGTGCAAACGGGGCTCGCGCTCGCCGTCGCCGGCATCGACGCCGTGCTCGCCCCGACGCTCACGCCGGTGCTCGTCAACCGGTTCGGCAACCGGCGGGTGCTCACCGCCGGGATGGTGCTCGCCGTGCTCGCCTACCTGCTGTTCCTCCCGGTTGGGGCGGCTTGGAGCTTCTGGGCGATGCTGCCGGCATTCCTGGTGCTCGGCCTGGCGTTCACACTCGCGTACGGGCCACTCACGATCGCGGCCACCGACGGCGTGGCCGACGAGGAGCAGGGCCTTGCCAGCGGCCTGCTGACGACGTCGTTCCAGTTCGGGGCCGCGCTCGGCCTCGCCATCGTGACCGCCGTGATCGTCGCCGCCACCGCCGACGCCTCACCGGAGGCCGTGCTCGAGGGCTACCGGGCGGGCCTGCTGGTGCCGGTGGGCGCAGCGGCGATCGGCGCGCTGCTGATGGTGACGGGCCTGCGCCGGACCGGGCGCTGA
- a CDS encoding flavodoxin family protein yields the protein MARLLIVHHTPSPATAELLDAVVRGASDPDITGVDVVRRAALAATASDLLAADAVVLGTPANIGYMSGALKHFFDTVFYVCGDDTRGLPYGCYVHGNLGVEGAVRAIGSIADGMGWTRVAEPVEVMGAPDKAALEACYELGAVVAAGIAPDEDG from the coding sequence GTGGCCCGGTTGTTGATCGTCCATCACACCCCGTCGCCCGCCACCGCGGAGCTCCTCGACGCGGTCGTGCGCGGTGCGTCCGACCCGGACATCACCGGCGTCGACGTGGTTCGCCGGGCGGCGCTCGCCGCAACGGCCTCCGACCTGCTCGCCGCCGACGCGGTGGTCCTCGGCACGCCGGCCAACATCGGCTACATGTCCGGCGCGCTCAAGCACTTCTTCGACACCGTGTTCTACGTGTGCGGCGACGACACCCGCGGCCTTCCCTACGGCTGCTACGTGCACGGCAACCTCGGCGTGGAGGGGGCGGTGCGCGCCATCGGCTCGATCGCCGACGGCATGGGCTGGACGCGCGTGGCCGAACCGGTGGAGGTCATGGGCGCGCCGGACAAGGCGGCGCTTGAGGCGTGCTACGAGCTGGGCGCGGTCGTCGCGGCCGGGATCGCGCCGGACGAGGACGGCTAG
- a CDS encoding sensor histidine kinase, with translation MREVLVAAAIAAGYSLLVGGVGVLAVPLLRRRSIGTALGAAVLTSQLAVVLAIAGAAAGMFVAGEDLAMVVAACAVAAVTGLCVTGVLARQVAGGTDELRSAVRDLAGRGTFTPPPDPAPEVAALSADLAGALDALDAVRQARRELVAGLSHDLRSPLAGIRAMAEALEDGVAPDPARYRRTIRRDAERLTAMVDDLVALALHDREPTPRADPVPVPLAELAAEAVGAAEAVAAGAGVRLHSAGPAVTVTGDRDALRRATGNLLQNAVRHTPDGGSVAVTVGVDGPDALLTVTDGCGGIAAEHLSRVFDTGWRASPARTPDGGAGLGLAVVRAVARAHGGSVAVRNVPGGCRFEMRLPRVQGAAGSGVFRAS, from the coding sequence GTGCGTGAGGTCCTCGTGGCCGCGGCGATCGCCGCCGGCTACAGCCTGCTCGTCGGCGGCGTCGGGGTGCTGGCCGTGCCGCTGCTGCGCCGCCGCTCGATCGGCACGGCGCTCGGTGCGGCGGTGCTGACGAGCCAGCTCGCGGTCGTCCTCGCCATCGCCGGTGCCGCCGCCGGGATGTTCGTCGCCGGCGAGGACCTGGCCATGGTGGTGGCGGCCTGCGCCGTCGCAGCCGTCACCGGGCTGTGCGTCACCGGTGTGCTCGCCCGCCAGGTCGCGGGGGGCACGGACGAGCTGCGGTCCGCCGTGCGCGACCTCGCCGGCCGCGGCACGTTCACCCCGCCACCGGACCCGGCCCCCGAGGTTGCCGCGCTGTCGGCCGACCTGGCCGGCGCCCTCGACGCGCTGGACGCCGTGCGGCAGGCACGCCGCGAGCTGGTGGCCGGCCTGTCGCACGACCTGCGCTCACCGCTCGCCGGGATCCGTGCGATGGCCGAGGCGCTGGAGGACGGCGTCGCGCCCGACCCGGCCCGCTACCGCCGGACGATCCGCCGCGACGCCGAGCGGCTCACCGCGATGGTGGACGACCTCGTCGCGCTGGCGCTGCACGACAGGGAGCCGACGCCTCGCGCGGACCCGGTGCCGGTCCCCCTCGCCGAGCTGGCCGCGGAGGCCGTCGGTGCGGCCGAGGCCGTCGCGGCCGGGGCGGGGGTGCGGCTCCACTCGGCGGGTCCCGCCGTGACCGTGACGGGGGACCGCGACGCGCTGCGCCGGGCCACCGGGAACCTCCTGCAGAACGCCGTCCGGCACACGCCGGACGGCGGCAGCGTCGCCGTGACGGTCGGCGTCGACGGGCCGGACGCCCTGCTCACGGTCACCGACGGCTGCGGCGGGATCGCCGCGGAGCACCTGAGCCGGGTGTTCGACACGGGCTGGCGCGCGAGCCCCGCCCGCACCCCCGACGGCGGCGCGGGCCTCGGCCTCGCCGTCGTCCGGGCGGTGGCACGGGCGCACGGCGGCTCCGTCGCGGTTCGGAACGTGCCGGGTGGTTGCCGCTTCGAGATGCGGCTGCCCCGGGTTCAGGGAGCGGCGGGCTCCGGCGTCTTCCGGGCGTCGTAG
- a CDS encoding phospho-sugar mutase: protein MTRGTTLRPELRDAAMRWIADDPDPATRTELQRVLAAAMVGTAGAVEDLADRMSGMLSFGTAGLRGPVRAGPAGMNVAVVRRATAGLAAWLARGGERGTVVVGRDARHGSAAFATAAAQVLAGAGFAVRALPGPLPTPVLAFAVRELGAVAGVQITASHNPPADNGYKVYLADGAQLAPPSDAEIEAAIAAAPAAVSIPTAPTATEVDVTDAYLERVARLPRGTARDLRVALTPMHGVGGATAVHALHRAGFPNVHVVGSQAAPDPEFPTVAFPNPEEPGATDALIALAADVDADLAIALDPDADRCALAVPTGSGWRMLTGDETGVLLGDHLLRSGGFVDPLVATTVVSSSMLRLVAAAYGVRYAETLTGFKWIVRGGPGLVYGYEEALGYCVDPDAVRDKDGIAAAVLACDLAASLKATGRGVPDRLDELAVAHGVHLTEGVSLRMEPAARDAAAARLRSAPPEGWTSELPAPDVLVLRRDGERLVIRPSGTEPKLKAYLEVVEPVPDAAALTAARTAAKDRLDALRAEVRTLLDGR from the coding sequence ATGACGCGGGGCACGACTCTGCGGCCCGAGCTGCGCGACGCGGCGATGCGCTGGATCGCCGACGACCCGGACCCGGCCACGCGCACCGAGCTGCAGCGGGTGCTGGCCGCGGCGATGGTCGGCACGGCCGGGGCGGTAGAGGACCTCGCCGACCGCATGTCCGGGATGCTGAGCTTCGGAACGGCGGGCCTGCGCGGTCCGGTGCGGGCGGGGCCTGCCGGGATGAACGTCGCCGTCGTGCGGCGGGCGACGGCCGGGCTGGCCGCGTGGCTCGCCCGCGGAGGCGAGCGCGGCACGGTCGTGGTCGGGCGGGACGCGCGACACGGGTCGGCGGCGTTCGCGACGGCGGCGGCGCAGGTGCTCGCCGGTGCCGGGTTCGCGGTGCGGGCGCTGCCCGGTCCGCTACCCACGCCGGTGCTCGCGTTCGCGGTGCGGGAGCTGGGCGCCGTGGCCGGAGTGCAGATCACGGCCTCGCACAACCCGCCTGCCGACAACGGCTACAAGGTCTACCTGGCCGACGGGGCGCAGCTCGCCCCGCCGTCCGACGCCGAGATCGAGGCCGCGATCGCCGCGGCGCCCGCCGCCGTCTCGATCCCGACGGCCCCGACGGCCACCGAGGTGGACGTGACCGACGCCTACCTGGAGCGCGTCGCGCGGCTGCCCCGCGGGACGGCCCGTGACCTGCGCGTCGCACTCACGCCGATGCACGGTGTCGGGGGCGCCACCGCCGTGCACGCGCTGCACCGGGCCGGCTTCCCGAACGTGCACGTCGTCGGGTCGCAGGCGGCGCCGGACCCCGAATTCCCCACGGTGGCGTTCCCGAACCCGGAGGAGCCGGGCGCCACCGACGCGCTCATCGCGCTCGCCGCCGACGTGGACGCCGACCTGGCGATCGCCCTCGACCCGGACGCCGACCGCTGCGCACTCGCCGTGCCAACCGGGTCGGGGTGGCGGATGCTCACCGGCGACGAGACGGGCGTGCTGCTGGGGGACCACCTGCTGCGGTCCGGCGGCTTCGTGGACCCGCTCGTGGCCACCACCGTGGTGTCGTCGTCGATGCTCCGGCTGGTCGCGGCCGCGTACGGGGTGCGGTACGCCGAGACGCTCACCGGGTTCAAGTGGATCGTCCGTGGTGGGCCCGGTCTCGTCTACGGGTACGAGGAGGCGCTCGGCTACTGCGTCGACCCCGACGCGGTGCGGGACAAGGACGGCATCGCAGCGGCCGTGCTGGCCTGCGATCTCGCGGCCTCGCTGAAGGCCACCGGGCGGGGCGTGCCGGACCGGCTCGACGAGCTGGCCGTGGCACACGGGGTGCACCTGACCGAGGGGGTGTCGCTGCGGATGGAGCCCGCCGCGCGGGACGCGGCCGCGGCGCGGCTGCGCTCCGCCCCGCCGGAGGGCTGGACGAGCGAGCTACCGGCACCGGACGTGCTGGTGCTGCGCCGCGACGGCGAGCGCCTCGTGATCCGGCCGTCGGGCACGGAGCCCAAGCTCAAGGCCTACCTGGAGGTGGTGGAACCGGTGCCGGACGCCGCCGCGCTCACCGCGGCCCGCACCGCGGCGAAGGACCGCCTCGACGCCCTGCGCGCAGAGGTCAGGACCCTGCTCGACGGCCGATGA
- a CDS encoding aldehyde dehydrogenase family protein — protein sequence MMAWDYAPAPESAALANLKPTYRPFVDGEFVDGGGEPLKTLNPATEEVLAEVGTASQEDGDRAVAAARRAYEQVWGPMPGAERAKYLFRIARVVAERARELAVLETLDNGKPIRESRDVDVPTASAHLFHHAGWADKLGYAGLGPDPKPVGVVGAVIPWNFPLLMAAWKIGPALACGNTIVLKPAETTPLTALVLAEIAADAGLPPGVLNVLPGAGDVGAAVVGHDGLDKVAFTGSTDVGKEIQRRLAGTGRRLTLELGGKAANIVYDDAPLDQAVDGVVDGIFFNQGHVCCAGSRLLVQESVEEEFMELLRTRIETLRVGDPLDKNTDVGAINSRPQLDRIVDLAAAGDAEGAHRWTSSCPLPERGLFFPPTVFSGVEQTMRVAREEIFGPVLSVLTFRTPDEAIAKANNTPYGLSAGIWTEKGSKALWTAQRVRAGVVWTNTFNRFDPTAPFGGYRESGFGREGGRVGLEAYLQA from the coding sequence CTGATGGCCTGGGATTACGCGCCCGCACCCGAGTCGGCCGCGCTCGCGAACCTCAAGCCGACGTACCGGCCGTTCGTCGACGGGGAGTTCGTCGACGGCGGCGGCGAGCCGCTCAAGACGCTCAACCCGGCCACGGAGGAGGTGCTGGCCGAGGTCGGCACGGCGAGCCAGGAGGACGGCGACCGGGCGGTCGCTGCGGCGCGCAGGGCGTACGAGCAGGTGTGGGGCCCGATGCCGGGTGCGGAGCGGGCGAAGTACCTGTTCCGGATCGCGCGGGTCGTGGCCGAGCGGGCCCGCGAGCTCGCCGTGCTGGAGACGCTCGACAACGGCAAGCCGATCCGCGAGTCGCGCGACGTCGACGTCCCCACCGCCTCGGCGCACCTGTTCCACCACGCGGGGTGGGCCGACAAGCTCGGCTACGCGGGCCTGGGGCCGGACCCGAAGCCGGTCGGCGTGGTCGGCGCCGTGATCCCGTGGAACTTCCCGCTGCTCATGGCCGCCTGGAAGATCGGGCCGGCGCTGGCGTGCGGCAACACGATCGTCCTGAAGCCGGCCGAGACCACCCCGCTCACCGCGCTCGTGCTCGCCGAGATCGCCGCCGACGCCGGCCTCCCGCCGGGTGTGCTCAACGTGCTGCCGGGCGCCGGTGACGTCGGCGCGGCGGTCGTGGGCCACGACGGGCTCGACAAGGTGGCCTTCACTGGCTCCACCGACGTCGGCAAGGAGATCCAGCGCCGGCTCGCGGGCACCGGCCGCCGGCTCACGCTGGAGCTGGGCGGCAAGGCGGCCAACATCGTCTACGACGACGCCCCGCTGGACCAGGCGGTCGACGGCGTCGTCGACGGGATCTTCTTCAACCAGGGCCACGTCTGCTGCGCCGGCTCGCGGCTCCTCGTGCAGGAGTCGGTCGAGGAGGAGTTCATGGAGCTCCTGCGGACCCGGATCGAGACGCTGCGGGTGGGCGACCCGCTGGACAAGAACACCGACGTCGGCGCGATCAACTCCCGTCCCCAGCTGGACCGGATCGTCGACCTCGCCGCCGCGGGCGACGCAGAGGGCGCGCACCGCTGGACCAGCTCGTGCCCGCTGCCCGAACGCGGCCTCTTCTTCCCGCCAACCGTGTTCTCCGGCGTCGAGCAGACGATGCGGGTGGCGCGGGAGGAGATCTTCGGGCCGGTGCTCTCGGTGCTGACCTTCCGCACACCCGACGAGGCGATCGCGAAGGCGAACAACACCCCCTACGGCCTGTCCGCCGGGATCTGGACGGAGAAGGGGTCCAAGGCCCTCTGGACGGCCCAGCGGGTGCGGGCCGGTGTCGTGTGGACGAACACCTTCAACCGGTTCGACCCCACCGCACCGTTCGGGGGGTACCGGGAGAGCGGGTTCGGGCGCGAGGGCGGCCGGGTGGGGCTGGAGGCGTACCTGCAGGCGTGA